From one Sus scrofa isolate TJ Tabasco breed Duroc chromosome 9, Sscrofa11.1, whole genome shotgun sequence genomic stretch:
- the TEX35 gene encoding testis-expressed protein 35 isoform X2, giving the protein MKREGVSGLLQSKNYKAVCLELKPEPIKTYDYKEVKQGGPFTKPGGTKDLKNELREVREELKEKMEEIKQIKDVMDKDFDKLQEFVQIMKEMQKDMDEKMDVLINIHKNSKRPLRRGLKEQQDLRLVGKTVTEPQLQLKKLDGADGIPLGLHKKMMALQTPNKNPMDSLHQCEPCCEKCLLCAPKNNYNQGKLPHPAWAPFSPLASGPAF; this is encoded by the exons ATGAAGCGGGAAGGTGTGTCTGGCCTTCTCCAG aGCAAGAACTACAAGGCAGTTTGCCTGGAATTGAAACCAGAGCCGATCAAA ACATATGATTACAAAGAAGTTAAACAGGGAGGGCCATTTACCAAACCAGGAGGGACAAAGGACCTAAAG aatGAACTCAGGGAGGTGAGGGAAGAGCTCAAGGAAAAAATGGAGGAGATAAAACAG aTAAAGGATGTAATGGACAAGGATTTTGATAAACTCCAGGAATTTGTGCAGATCATGAAG GAAATGCAGAAGGATATGGATGAGAAGATGGACGTTTTAATAAATATACACAAGAACAGCAAGCG TCCCCTAAGAAGAGGACTGAAGGAACAGCAAGACCTCAGGCTGGTGGGAAAGACAGTCACAgagccacagctccagctcaAGAAATTGGATGGCGCTGATGGAATACCGCTTGGGCTTCACAAGAAGATGATGGCCCTGCAGACACCAAATAAGAACCCAATGGATTCCCTGCACCAGTGTGAGCCCTGCTGT GAGAAATGTTTGTTGTGTGCCCCAAAGAACAACTACAACCAGGG GAAACTTCCACACCCGGCCTGGGCACCCTTTTCACCCTTGGCCTCTGGACCTGCCTTCTGA
- the TEX35 gene encoding testis-expressed protein 35 isoform X1: MSAKRAELKKNLSKNYKAVCLELKPEPIKTYDYKEVKQGGPFTKPGGTKDLKNELREVREELKEKMEEIKQIKDVMDKDFDKLQEFVQIMKEMQKDMDEKMDVLINIHKNSKRPLRRGLKEQQDLRLVGKTVTEPQLQLKKLDGADGIPLGLHKKMMALQTPNKNPMDSLHQCEPCCEKCLLCAPKNNYNQGKLPHPAWAPFSPLASGPAF; this comes from the exons ATGTCGGCCAAGAGGGCAGAACTGAAGAAAAATCTG aGCAAGAACTACAAGGCAGTTTGCCTGGAATTGAAACCAGAGCCGATCAAA ACATATGATTACAAAGAAGTTAAACAGGGAGGGCCATTTACCAAACCAGGAGGGACAAAGGACCTAAAG aatGAACTCAGGGAGGTGAGGGAAGAGCTCAAGGAAAAAATGGAGGAGATAAAACAG aTAAAGGATGTAATGGACAAGGATTTTGATAAACTCCAGGAATTTGTGCAGATCATGAAG GAAATGCAGAAGGATATGGATGAGAAGATGGACGTTTTAATAAATATACACAAGAACAGCAAGCG TCCCCTAAGAAGAGGACTGAAGGAACAGCAAGACCTCAGGCTGGTGGGAAAGACAGTCACAgagccacagctccagctcaAGAAATTGGATGGCGCTGATGGAATACCGCTTGGGCTTCACAAGAAGATGATGGCCCTGCAGACACCAAATAAGAACCCAATGGATTCCCTGCACCAGTGTGAGCCCTGCTGT GAGAAATGTTTGTTGTGTGCCCCAAAGAACAACTACAACCAGGG GAAACTTCCACACCCGGCCTGGGCACCCTTTTCACCCTTGGCCTCTGGACCTGCCTTCTGA